One stretch of Diabrotica undecimpunctata isolate CICGRU chromosome 5, icDiaUnde3, whole genome shotgun sequence DNA includes these proteins:
- the LOC140442466 gene encoding uncharacterized protein — protein MTLTDEGYTWKTYNYDVLSQIPVGSEIIAADGTLWKIEALYNASAGRRAHQNMFKDISGPTPYANLRVDETCNSAWRLHIADKILKYITDCTIKKTRRVHSNTWSLTIEELEAFIAIIYVRESMGAKGIDLDSLWSEKWGNAFVKAAMSRDKFREIMKYFYLVDVRSTRSQRLKDDKFALVSEIWLR, from the coding sequence ATGACATTGACAGACGAAGGATATACATGGAAAACATATAATTATGATGTTCTTTCTCAAATTCCTGTTGGCTCAGAAATTATAGCTGCTGATGGTACACTTTGGAAGATCGAAGCATTGTATAATGCATCTGCTGGTAGAAGAGCACATCAAAACATGTTCAAAGATATTTCCGGGCCTACACCATATGCCAATCTTCGTGTAGATGAAACGTGTAACAGTGCTTGGCGACTTCATATTGccgataaaattttaaaatatatcaccGACTGTACTATTAAAAAAACACGCCGAGTTCATTCAAATACTTGGTCTCTAACAATAGAAGAGTTAGAAGCATTTATAGCTATAATATATGTACGAGAATCCATGGGTGCTAAAGGTATAGATTTGGATTCGCTGTGGTCCGAGAAGTGGGGCAATGCTTTTGTAAAAGCGGCAATGTCACGTGACAAATTTCgagaaataatgaaatatttttatttagtcgATGTCAGGTCTACACGATCGCAAAGACTGAAAGATGACAAGTTTGCATTAGTGTCGGAAATTTGGTTACGTTAG